From a single Enterococcus gilvus ATCC BAA-350 genomic region:
- a CDS encoding IclR family transcriptional regulator, which yields MENKSEKKLYGSVLLKSAKILDALAEEGGKTIQDLSKKTSITSSNLSKILETLIVIGYVIRDESKFYYLGTKFMEYNTQNIDAKRLLAISRPYLEELRSVLNETIHLSVLENNKIVYIDKLEPKNQGIYMTSRIGMARPLYSSGMGKAVLSTFNQAHLSEYLDGTELVQLAKNTITDRATLEKELIKISKQGFSIDDEEQEDDGYCVAVTIERNSKVIGAMSVSFPKFRFSEEYRRKVVTELKDTKEKIEARLR from the coding sequence TTGGAAAATAAATCAGAAAAAAAACTTTATGGTAGTGTGTTGTTAAAATCCGCTAAAATTTTAGATGCTCTTGCTGAAGAAGGCGGGAAAACTATTCAAGATCTATCAAAGAAAACTAGCATTACCTCCTCCAACCTCTCAAAAATTTTAGAGACTTTGATTGTGATTGGCTATGTTATTCGTGACGAATCTAAATTTTATTATCTAGGAACTAAATTTATGGAATACAATACTCAAAATATCGATGCTAAACGTTTGTTAGCTATTAGTCGACCATATTTAGAAGAATTACGTTCAGTGTTGAATGAAACCATCCACTTATCCGTATTAGAAAATAATAAAATTGTCTATATTGATAAGTTAGAACCAAAAAACCAAGGGATTTATATGACCTCTCGAATTGGTATGGCACGCCCTTTGTACAGTTCAGGCATGGGAAAAGCCGTTTTAAGTACATTTAATCAGGCTCATTTATCCGAGTACCTTGATGGGACTGAGCTGGTTCAACTAGCTAAAAATACGATTACCGACCGTGCCACTCTAGAAAAAGAATTGATTAAAATCTCCAAGCAAGGATTTTCGATAGATGATGAGGAACAAGAGGATGACGGGTATTGCGTCGCGGTTACTATTGAGCGAAATAGCAAGGTTATTGGTGCAATGAGTGTTAGTTTTCCAAAATTTAGATTTTCGGAAGAATATCGCCGAAAAGTTGTGACTGAACTAAAAGACACAAAAGAGAAAATAGAAGCAAGGCTAAGATAA